The following are from one region of the Corylus avellana chromosome ca1, CavTom2PMs-1.0 genome:
- the LOC132171583 gene encoding uncharacterized protein LOC132171583 produces MKACFIGLLTSGGFASSDLCTIGEGSINCEHAQLRRDIDNGEWVAVKHFLNRNPDAKSARISDNGGTVLHVAVSAKRTDFVEKLVAELMSKEELEITDDNGLTALARAAILKNKGMVECMRRKNAESLNIPDYWGCIPLVTALEYGNIKMADYLYSVCQTLSNVDASTALTRFILLDNFGLALKLLKRFPDSAIVKNKYHTFPHSLRSLLHSRVGSHTCFGKIGSTTVSISIQYSANTGEFQIRNNGLVLGLLCWLPWNLLVELMVY; encoded by the exons ATGAAAGCTTGTTTCATCGGCCTTCTCACCAGTGGGGGATTCGCCTCTAGTGATCTTTGCACTATTG GAGAAGGCAGTATAAACTGCGAGCACGCGCAGTTACGTAGGGATATCGATAACGGTGAATGGGTTGCTGTAAAACATTTCCTTAACCGCAACCCAGATGCAAAGAGTGCAAGAATTTCAGACAATGGAGGTACTGTTCTTCACGTGGCTGTCTCAGCAAAACGTACGGATTTTGTGGAGAAGCTGGTGGCGGAGTTAATGTCGAAAGAGGAATTAGAAATAACAGATGATAATGGTTTGACAGCACTAGCCCGAGCTGCTattctaaaaaataaagggaTGGTAGAGTGCATGCGTAGGAAGAACGCTGAGTCACTTAACATCCCAGACTACTGGGGTTGTATTCCACTTGTAACGGCTCTAGAGTATGGGAATATAAAAATGGCGGACTATCTCTATTCTGTCTGTCAAACATTAAGCAACGTCGATGCTTCCACGGCTCTTACCCGGTTCATACTTCTCGATAATTTTG GTCTTGCTCTAAAGTTGCTCAAGCGTTTCCCAGATTCTGCTATTGTTAAAAACAAGTATCATACCTTCCCACACTCACTGAGAAGTCTTCTGCATTCCAGAGTGGGAAGCCACACGtgttttggaaaaattggatCTACAACTGTAA gTATATCCATTCAATATTCAGCAAACACCGGTGAATTTCAGATAAGGAATAACGGATTAG TGCTAGGACTATTGTGTTGGCTACCTTGGAATCTCTTGG TTGAGTTAATGGTGTATTGA
- the LOC132171573 gene encoding uncharacterized protein LOC132171573 — MNDDHVNEAIIKATKGGLLEFIKEIFEVDAQLLVLIHKLDAKKSITNARDQSGSTILHMAAMLEPSTTRDRIAGEALKMQSELRWFKMQEVETHCFPWINEIRNNRNMTPKELFTHNHKDMREKEEKWMKATVTSCTVVGALIITIMFNAAFTLPGSNNKDIGFPMFPQKKLLMAFIISDALSLVSSSTSVLVFLLILTSRYAQEDFHLSLPIKMILGLFTLFFSIATIMVSFCVGLFIMLPGKLCIVIPVTVLAGVTVIGFGFMQIPLLVDMLKSTVKVWSALYGRKRKHLS; from the exons ATGAatgatgatcatgttaatgaagCCATCATCAAAGCCACCAAAGGAGGGCTTCTTGAGTTTATCAAGGAGATATTTGAAGTAGATGCCCAGCTTCTTGT CCTTATACACAAGCTTGATGCAAAAAAGTCAATTACAAATGCTCGGGATCAATCTGGTAGCACTATCTTGCACATGGCAGCGATGTTAGAACCTTCAACTACACGTGATCGCATTGCTGGGGAAGCTTTGAAGATGCAGAGCGAACTTCGTTGGTTTAAG ATGCAGGAGGTGGAGACACATTGCTTTCCTTGGATTAACGAAATTCGAAATAATCGAAATATGACACCCAAAGAACTTTTTACCCATAACCACAAGGacatgagagagaaagaagagaaatggaTGAAAGCCACTGTAACTTCCTGTACAGTGGTAGGAGCTCTCATTATTACCATTATGTTCAATGCAGCATTCACTCTTCCAGGCAGTAACAATAAAGACATAGGGTTTCCAATGTTCCCACAAAAGAAGTTATTGATGGCATTTATCATATCTGATGCATTATCACTCGTTTCTTCCTCAACTTCAGTATTGGTCTTTCTGTTAATCCTTACATCGCGATATGCACAAGAAGATTTTCATCTATCCTTGCCTATAAAGATGATACTAGGccttttcactctttttttctctattgcAACTATAATGGTCTCCTTTTGTGTTGGTCTTTTCATTATGCTGCCTGGAAAATTATGTATTGTCATCCCTGTCACTGTTCTTGCTGGTGTTACTGTCATCGGGTTTGGTTTCATGCAGATTCCCCTTCTTGTCGACATGTTGAAGTCAACTGTCAAGGTATGGTCGGCTCTCTATGGTAGGAAAAGGAAACATTTGTCTTAA